The Impatiens glandulifera chromosome 8, dImpGla2.1, whole genome shotgun sequence genome includes a window with the following:
- the LOC124912293 gene encoding probable protein phosphatase 2C 14 — translation MTSLCSLPVPSSTMPTANGHESAESSVEQNQMGSSLKRKRPPSLQIPAVLREIASDCTKTPRFGGFGSEKEEPVRFCRPGVGLVSIKGKKKFMEDAHTIVVSNSSCDIKNFFGVYDGHGGRKAVDFAAENLHRNIMDRLDNCEGNESKEGAVKAGYLKTDEDFLKQGLGSGVCCVTALIEDDKLVISNVGDCRAVLSINGIAEAVTKDHRAGDEDERKRIEDKGGYLVFHKGAWRVHGILAVSRSIGDAHLKDWVIAEPDTKTLALTPQKDYLILGSDGLWEEVGNQEAIDIVRSSCLKEKFVPTTTMRKVLSVKKKKNKNKGRSISFEFEEDKENGGEMETNSLPPPSKIRKIEKTTVSSGVLNACNRLVNLAVTRGSLDDITVMVIDLNHFKKQ, via the exons ATGACCAGTCTTTGTTCACTCCCAGTACCAAGCAGCACTATGCCGACGGCGAATGGACATGAGTCCGCTGAATCATCGGTGGAGCAAAATCAAATGGGTAGTTCCTTAAAGCGGAAAAGACCACCCAGTCTTCAGATTCCGGCTGTCTTGAGAGAGATAGCATCGGACTGTACTAAAACTCCAAGATTTGGAGGATTTGGTTCTGAAAAAGAAGAACCTGTTCGTTTCTGTCGGCCTGGTGTTGGGCTTGTTTCGATTAAGGGTAAGAAAAAGTTCATGGAAGATGCCCACACTATTGTTGTTTCTAATTCCTCCTGTGATATCAAG AATTTCTTTGGTGTTTATGATGGTCATGGAGGAAGGAAAGCTGTAGATTTTGCAGCTGAGAATTTGCATAGAAATATTATGGATAGGCTTGATAATTGTGAAGGAAATGAATCAAAAGAGGGAGCTGTTAAGGCTGGATATCTTAAAACTGATGAGGATTTTCTCAAACAG GGTTTAGGTAGTGGTGTATGCTGTGTGACTGCTTTGATTGAAGATGACAAACTTGTAATTTCCAACGTGGGAGATTGTAGGGCGGTGCTTTCGATTAATGGAATTGCAGAAGCTGTGACGAAAGATCATAGAGCTGGGGATGAAGATGAACGAAAGAGAATCGAGGACAAG GGAGGGTATTTGGTTTTCCATAAAGGAGCATGGAGAGTTCATGGAATACTGGCAGTTTCTAGAAGCATTGGAGATGCTCACTTAAAGGATTGGGTAATAGCCGAGCCCGATACAAAAACACTCGCCTTAACTCCCCAAAAAGACTACCTAATCCTAGGTTCGGATGGACTCTGGGAAGAG GTTGGAAATCAAGAAGCAATTGACATAGTGAGATCGTCGTGTTTGAAGGAGAAGTTTGTTCCAACCACCACAATGCGAAAGGTTTTGAGtgtaaagaaaaagaaaaacaagaacAAAGGGCGATCTATTAGCTTTGAGTttgaagaagataaagaaaatggTGGTGAAATGGAAACCAACAGCCTTCCTCCTCCATCAAAGATTAGAAAGATCGAGAAAACGACAGTTTCTAGTGGAGTATTGAATGCATGCAACCGACTTGTGAATCTTGCGGTCACAAGGGGTAGTTTAGATGATATAACCGTAATGGTAATTGATCTTAATCATTTCAAGAAACAATGA
- the LOC124912294 gene encoding alpha-L-fucosidase 3-like — translation MKLFHHRISCLISLTLVLLWGCNNLVVKATAPECGFPAIFNFGDSNSDTGGLSAVFGQAGPPHGESFFNGPAGRYCDGRLLVDFIAEGLGLPYLSAFLDAIGSNFSHGANFATAGSTIRPMNVSIQISGFSPISLNVQWNEFHDFHLRSQQIRDKGGVFAELMPHDDYFSKALYTFDIGQNDLTAGYFDNKTVEEVRAEIPNILSHFKDVVSWIYNIGGRSFWVHNTGPVGCLPYVMDRLLITAGQVDKFGCASPFNDVARDYNIALKATIDELRNDLPEAAITYVDIYSIKYALFSQAKKNGFSSPLRSCCGHGGKYNYNPHIGCGATKVIKGKKVVVGSACKDPSKSVIWDGVHFTQAANKIIFDKIVDGSFSSPPIPLKMACHRHSK, via the exons ATGAAGCTTTTCCACCACCGGATATCATGTCTTATCTCTCTAACTTTAGTTCTGTTATGGGGATGCAACAACTTAGTGGTTAAAGCAACGGCGCCGGAATGTGGGTTTCCGGCAATATTCAACTTCGGCGATTCAAATTCCGACACCGGAGGATTGTCGGCTGTGTTTGGGCAAGCTGGTCCTCCTCACGGCGAATCTTTCTTCAATGGCCCTGCCGGACGCTACTGTGATGGCCGCCTCCTTGTTGATTTTATAG CCGAGGGGTTAGGACTACCATATTTGAGTGCTTTTCTCGATGCCATTGGCTCGAACTTCAGCCACGGAGCCAACTTTGCCACAGCCGGATCCACTATTCGACCCATGAATGTTTCTATACAAATAAGCGGTTTTAGCCCCATATCTCTTAACGTTCAATGGAATGAATTTCACGACTTTCATCTTCGTTCTCAACAAATTCGCGATAAAGGAGGTGTTTTTGCGGAACTCATGCCTCATGATGACTATTTCTCCAAGGCCTTGTACACTTTCGACATTGGCCAAAATGACTTAACCGCAGGATATTTTGACAACAAAACGGTGGAAGAAGTTAGAGCTGAGATTCCGAACATCTTAAGCCATTTCAAAGATGTTGTTTCG TGGATATATAACATTGGTGGACGAAGCTTTTGGGTGCACAACACAGGTCCGGTTGGATGTTTGCCTTATGTTATGGACCGTTTGTTGATCACCGCAGGACAAGTTGATAAATTCGGTTGCGCTTCTCCTTTCAATGATGTGGCTCGAGACTATAACATCGCGCTTAAAGCTACAATAGATGAACTTAGAAACGATCTCCCCGAAGCTGCCATAACTTATGTTGATATTTACTCTATCAAGTATGCTCTTTTTAGCCAAGCTAAAAAGAATG gGTTCTCGAGTCCATTGAGATCTTGTTGCGGGCATGGAGGGAAGTACAATTACAACCCCCATATAGGATGTGGAGCAACTAAGGTGATCAAAGGAAAAAAAGTTGTGGTGGGTAGTGCATGCAAAGATCCTTCGAAATCTGTTATTTGGGATGGAGTGCATTTCACTCAGGCGGCTAATAAGATTATATTCGATAAAATCGTCGATGGTTCTTTCTCCAGCCCTCCGATTCCATTGAAGATGGCCTGCCACAGGCActccaaataa
- the LOC124912662 gene encoding uncharacterized protein LOC124912662, producing the protein MREAVTEREREMCNISRVFEKLHAMAEGGSHYCSKKTDDICCDTREEESSRFLNMTRLRCILRGLELKTIIFLFVMIPTCVYFIYIHGQKISYFLRPIWESPPKPFIELPHYYDENLPMENLCKLHGWGIRQYPRRVFDAVLFSNEIELLTIRWKELYPLVTAFILLESNSTFTGKHKSLLFENHRKEFEFVEPRLTYGKISGRSKKGENPFVEEAYQRLALDRLIKLAGIQDDDLLIMSDVDEIPSRNTINLLRWCEDTPPVLHLRLKNYLYSYEFPVDNNSWRASVHRYQFGKTKYAHYRQSDTILVDSGWHCSFCFRRIEEFVFKMKAYSHFDRVRFSHYLNPKRIQRVICEGTDLFDMLPEEYTFREIIGKMGPIPRSYSAVHLPSYLIENADKYKYLLPGNCLRRGDESG; encoded by the exons ATGAGAGAGGCGgttacagagagagaaagagaaatgtGTAATATCTCTAGGGTTTTCGAGAAACTGCATGCCATGGCTGAAGGCGGATCTCATTACTGTTCGAAGAAGACGGACGACATCTGCTGCGATACTCGCGAAGAG GAATCAAGTAGATTCTTAAACATGACGAGACTGAGATGTATCTTAAGAGGACTGGAATTGAAGACGATAATCTTTCTCTTTGTTATGATACCTACATGCGtctattttatatacattcacgGACAGAAAATCTCTTACTTCCTTCGTCCAATATGGGAATCCCCACCAAAACCCTTTATCGAGCTTCCACATTACTACGACGAGAATCTCCCAATGGAAAACCTCTGTAAACTACACGGTTGGGGAATTCGCCAATATCCCAGAAGGGTTTTCGATGCTGTCTTGTTCAGTAACGAGATAGAACTTCTAACCATAAGATGGAAAGAGCTATACCCATTAGTAACAGCTTTCATTCTACTCGAATCCAACTCCACTTTCACCGGAAAACACAAATCCCTTTTATTCGAAAATCATCgaaaagagtttgaatttgtCGAGCCAAGGCTGACATATGGAAAAATCTCAGGAAGATCAAAAAAGGGTGAAAACCCGTTTGTTGAAGAGGCTTATCAACGGCTAGCATTAGATCGTCTGATTAAACTAGCTGGGATTCAAGACGATGACTTATTAATAATGTCGGATGTCGATGAAATTCCGAGCAGAAACACTATCAATCTATTGCGATGGTGTGAAGACACCCCTCCTGTCTTGCACTTGCGGTTGAAGAACTACCTTTACTCTTATGAGTTTCCAGTGGATAACAATAGCTGGAGGGCTTCTGTTCATAGGTATCAGTTTGGGAAGACGAAATATGCTCATTATCGACAGTCGGACACTATCTTAGTAGACTCCGGCTGGCATTGCAGCTTTTGTTTCAGACGGATTGAGGAGTTTGTATTTAAGATGAAAGCTTACAGTCATTTTGATAGGGTGAGATTCTCTCATTACTTGAATCCGAAAAGAATACAGAGAGTTATTTGTGAAGGAACGGATCTGTTTGATATGCTTCCGGAAGAGTATACGTTTAGAGAGATCATCGGGAAGATGGGTCCTATTCCTCGCTCTTACTCGGCCGTACACCTTCCATCCTATCTCATTGAAAATgcagataaatataaatatcttttaCCTGGTAACTGCTTAAGAAGAGGAGACGAAAGTGGCTAA